CGCTCATCATCGGGCAGGACGACGCCATACCCGGCAAGACGGCATTCGACATCGCCCGCGACCTCATCAAGAAGTTTGGCACGCTGGAGTCCATCGAAAACGCCGCCGTGGCGGAGCTTGCCAACGAGGGGCTGGAGGAGTGGCAGGCGGTCGCCCTCAAGGGTGCCCTGGAATTGGGCAAGCGGATGGTGGCGGAGCGTCATGCGCCGTACGGCAAAGCCTTCTCGACCAGCGCCGAGGTGGGCAAATACTTCGGCCCGCTGCTCCGTAATTTAAAAAAGGAAGTTTTCAAAATCGTATTGCTCGACAGCCAGAACACCATGATGCGCGACGTGACCATCTCGGAAGGTTCGCTGGACAAAAGCATTGTCCACCCGCGCGAGGTTTTTAAGCCGGCCATCCGCGAAAGCGCCGCCGCCATCA
Above is a genomic segment from Nitrospinota bacterium containing:
- the radC gene encoding DNA repair protein RadC, producing the protein MNKPRSYARQPAKEWPVTERPVTRMLRHGADGLSDAQLISLIIGQDDAIPGKTAFDIARDLIKKFGTLESIENAAVAELANEGLEEWQAVALKGALELGKRMVAERHAPYGKAFSTSAEVGKYFGPLLRNLKKEVFKIVLLDSQNTMMRDVTISEGSLDKSIVHPREVFKPAIRESAAAIILIHNHPSGDTEPSGSDKAITEKLAATGEVVGIRVLDHIIIGKKGYFSFCDKLLL